AATCCATCTCTAAAAACTCTCTAAAAGAAAGTCCCCTAACCTCAAATATAACGGCCCTTCTACTTAAGTCTGCTTTTGCATTATCAAGCTTTATTGCACTACTTCCGCTAAAAAAAACTTTTATATTTAAAATATCATAAATTTTTTTTAGTTCTATCTCAAAATTAGAATATTTGTGAATCTCATCTATTACAACAACCTCACCCCCCTCTTTTACAAAAGCTTTCACAATTTCAAACAATGAATCTATCATAATAAAATCAGCACTAATATAAAGTTTCTTACTAAAAGAGGCGGGATACTCATTCAAATACTGTATTAAAGCAGTTGTTTTTCCAACACCTCGTGCCCCGATAATTCCTGTCAGTTTAGAAGAAGTATTGAAAACTTGATTAAAAAAATATCTTTTATAATTTTTATTTTTATAAGAAGAAAATATCTCTTTTTGGTAATCAAAGATTTCATTTAATATTTCATTTTCAAACATATAAAGCCTTTTATGTTTATAAACATAAAAATTATATCATGTTTTAGGTTTAAAAACATAATTTATACAATTTTTTTCTTTCTTTTTTTATCTTATGGAGTAGCATGTGGTATAACTTGTGAGACCTTTTTTCTTGAATGATATTTAAACCATGATTTTGCAATAGACTTTATCACATTACCACTTAACACCAGGTTTTTGGCAATTAAAAATTTTTTGACTTATCACTTGTAGAAAAAGCTCAAAATTTTTAAAAAGCCTTTAAATCTCAAGCAAAAGCGCAGTGCAACAGATTCTATTGCAAAATCCTGGATAATACTTGCTTCGCAAGGCATATTGCTTCCCTCTATCCAACTATTGCGCTAATGAAGAAGAAAAATATGTAGCTTTTTCAATCAATAGTCGGGTTAGAGGGAAAATTTTTTTTGGATAGTGTTAAATTCTCTTTTTAACTCATCCAAAGTTATAAGCTCTCTTTGCGGCTCATTAACTCTTTTTTTCGCTTCCAAAACATCTTTTATATCTTGCAAATACTCTTTTAAAGCCTCTTTTATAAAAAAGCTTTTTGGCCTTTTAGTAAGCTTTGCTATCTCTTCTAACTCTTTTTCTAGCTCTTTATCAAGTCTAACGCTTATCATAACTTCTCCTACACATTAAAATACTTCGCCTCTGGATGATGCACCACTATTGCACATGTGGATTGTTCAGGATAGATTTGGAAAGTCTCACTAAGTGTTATGCCAAACTCCTCTGGTTTTAAGAGGTTAAAAATATGCCTATTTAGCTCCAAGTCTGGACAAGCAGGATAACCCGGAGAATATCTTGCTCCCTGATAACCCACCATCTTAACATCTCTTAAATCCGGTTTTTCAACTCTTAATATTCCAAGTTCTATTCTAATCTGTTTATGAACAATTTCCGCTAAAGCTTCGGCAAGCTCAACACTAAGACCGTGAACCAAATGATATTCGTGATATTTTCCAGCTTTAAAAAGTTCGCTTTCATATTCACTAAAAGAACTTCCCGCACTCACACATGTAAAAGCACATACATCCATTCTTTCTGAATGAAAATAATCGGCTAAAGAGCGGTGAGGTTTTTTTCTCTGCCTTGGAAAAGTAAAAACTTCGATAGCATCGCCTATTATATTTTCCAAAGGCTCTTTATTTATATTATTTTCATCAATCCATCCAAAACATTCTGGAAATACAAAAAGCTTGTTATCCTCTCTTCTAACAGGCCAATATCCATAGAGAATGGTGGGTTTAAAAATATCTTTTAGTTCGCTTTTGAGTCTCTCAAAAGCTGGTATTACCTTTTCGTTAAGTTGTTTTTCGTACTCCTCTTTAGTGAGTCCTTTTGATTTATAACCCCATCTCTGTTTAAAAAGTAGTCTCTTATTTATCCATTCATATGCAAGTTCTGGCTCAATTTCTAGTGTTTTTCTTCCCCAAAAGGGTGGAATGGGAACTAGTGCCAAAGCAGGCAAAACAACATCTTTGGGATCTATTTTAATCTCAACTTTTTCTTTAACTTCAACTATCACCTCATCATCACCGTCACTTCCAAGCCGCGTATCAAGGTTGCCCTCCTCTATACGGCTCATAGCTACTATCCCGTCAAATGCATCACGGCAGTAAAATATAGCTCCATCGTATGCGGGCCTGCAAAACTCGTCCACAAACTTTTTAGTCAAAGCCGCGCCTCCGAGCAAAACGGGCACGTTGATTTTTCTTTTTTTCATCTCTTTTAAATTTTCAAGCATAACCTGAGTTGATTTGACTAAGAGTCCGCTCATTCCTATAGCATTGGCGTTATGTTCTTCATAGGCTTTTATAAAATCTTCCAATTCAACTTTTATTCCTATATTGACAACGTTAAACCCGTTGTTTGTTAGTAAAATATCTACCAAGTTTTTTCCCACGTCGTGAACGTCGCCTTTTACGGTTCCTAAAATAAGTGTAGTCTGCGAAGACTTCTCCTTTTTGGGTAAAAACTGGTTTAGATAATCCACAGCGGCTTTCATAACTTCGGCGCTTTGCAACACAAAAGGAAGCTGCATCTTTCCGCTTCCAAAAAGCTCGCCCACCTCTTTCATTGCCTCTATCAATATTTCGTTAATAATCTTTTCTGGATCGATTTTATCTTTTGCTCTTTCTAAAAGAGGCATCATCCTCTCTTTATCACCATCTATTAATAGCCTCTTTATCTGCTCTTCTAAAGGAAGTTTACTAAGTTCGTCATCGCTTTGCTGCTCTTTTTTCTCGGCTTTGCTAAAATGCTCTATAAACTTAAAAAGCGGATCTCCTTTTTCTCGTCGATTAAAGAGTAGATCTTCACAAACTTTTCTATCCTCTTTGCTTATCTTATGATAAGGTATAAGATTTTTAACATTTACTATAGCCATAGTAAGACCCGCTTCTACGCAGTGGTGCAAAAATACGCTGTTTAGATACTCCCTTGCATGTTTATCAAGACCGAATGAGATATTTGAAACACCTAATACAGCTCCTACTTCTGGATGTCTGCGTTTAAGTTCCTTTATGGCCTCAATAGTTTCTATAGCGGCCGTATGATACTCTTCATCACCGCTTCCAACTGTAAAGGTTAGAAGATCAAAGACAAGATCTTCTGGATTAAGGCCGTGTAGATTTACAGCTCTATCATACATTCTCTCGGCAACTTCCACCTTTTTCTCTTTAGTTTTTGCCATCCCCTCTTCATCTATAGCCAACAATACAAGAGCCGCTCCATATCTTTTTGCCAATTTACATATAGCGTCAAACTTCTCTATCCCATCTTCTAAGTTAGCTGAGTTTATAATAGGGCGTCCACCTATATGTTTTAAAGCAGCTTCAAGAGCTGGAACCTGTGTAGAATCCGGCATCAAAGGTAGAGGTATCTTTTCGTTGTAAAGTTTTATCACTTCTTTCATATCTTTTGTTTCATCACGACCCGCAAAACCTACTGAAACATCAAGTCCATGCGCTCCGCTTCTTACTTGCTGCTGAGCCACACTCAAAGTTCCCTCATAATCGCTATTTAAAAGAAGTTCTCTAAAAGCTTTGCTTCCAGTAGCATTACTCCTTTCGCCTATCAAAAACGGAGGTGGATTCTGTTTTAAAGCTCTTCTTTCAAAAAGACTTGACAAACTTCTCTCTATCTGTCCTGAAGGAGGAATAGGTCTTTTACCTTTTACCGCATCAGCAAGAGCCTTTATATGCTGAGGGGTAGTCCCGCAGCATCCACCCAAAAAAGTAACACCCGGATATTTTGTAAATCTTGCTTCAAGTTCTGTAAACTCTTTAGGCCCCATAGGGTAGTATGTATATCCTCCTCTGTTTTGTGGAAGGCCCGCATTGGCGTGAACGCTTATAGGTTTATCCCAAACCTCGCTTAAAATCTTTAGATGTTTTTCCACCTCATCAGGACCTGTTCCGCAGTTAAAACCCAAAGAGAGAATATCAAAAGGCTCTAAAATCACCGCTAGCGTCTCGGCATCCGTTCCTATGAGCATAGTTCCGTTCAACTCTATAGTAGCACTAACCATTATAGGGATTTCGCTAGCCACATCTTCACATGCATGGATTGCCGCTTTTATCTGAAGAGGGTCCTGACAAGTCTCAAGCAAAAAGATATCGGCGCCTCCATCTTTTGCTCCCTTAAGAGTCTCTACATATCCGTTATACATCTCATCATAATCGATATGATTAAGACTAGGCAGTTTCGTTCCGGGACCTATAGAAGCCGCACAAAATCTTGGTTTTTCAGGAGTACTAAACTCTTCGCAGGCCTCTTTTACTATTTTACATCCAAGATAGCTAAGTTCATAGGCCATATTTCCTATGCCATACTCGTCTAAAACCCATGGCATAGCACCGAAAGTGTTGGTTTTTATGATATCCGCATCGGCTTTTAAATATGCTTTGTGAATGGAGCGTATCACATCTGGAGCAGTTTTATTTAGAAGCTCGTTACAACCCTCTTTCCCCTCCCAAGCACTAGGCGGAATCTCTTTAGATTTTGCTTGGAGCTGCGTTCCCATCGCTCCATCGATGACTAAAATTTTTTCTTTAATAAGCTTTTTAATATAACTTTTTTTCATATATCCTCTTAAATTTAAGAAAATTTATTTATAATTATACATTAAAAAATATCATAAAAGGGTAAATATGGGATATAAGAAAAAAATTAAAAACTTACTTACAGGCCAAATTATAGAAAAACCAGAACCAGTCGATGAAGAGGTTCTATTTGACGGTGGCGTAATGATAACCGAAACTGATACAGCCGGTATCATTACTTACGCCAATAGAAAATTTAGAGAGATGACAGGATATACTAAAGAGGAACTTATAGGCTCGCCCCACAATATCAACCGTCATCCCGATATGCCAAGTGCCGCGTTTGAAACTATGTGGGAAACAATAAAAAGTGGCGAATATTGGGAAGGATATGTAAAAAATATGCGAAAAGACGGTCGATATTATTGGGTTATTGTTTGGATAAAACCTAAATTTGACGATAAGGGCAATATTGTAGGTTATATAGCCGGAAGAAAAGTTCCCGATCGAAATATGATAAAAAGAGTAGAAGAGAAATATAAAAAGATGAAAGAGCAAGAGAGTTAAGTTTGAGACCGTTCATAATTTTGTGTCACCGATAGTTCATAGGATTATATCATAGCTCGAGAGCTTTCTCGAGTCTTCCTTCAAAAAATATAGCCAATTGGGAGAGAGTAAGACTCCAGTTTCTAATTGGCATTGTCCACTTTTTTTGAGCATTCTGAATACCAAGATAGAGCAGCTTTAAAAGGCTGTTTTCATTGGGAAACGCTCCTTTTGTTTTAGTAAGTTTTCGAAACTGTCGATGGACAGATTCTATGATATTTGTAGTATAGACGATACGACGGATATCTTCAGGGTATTTGAAATAATAAGAGAGATTTTCCCATTTATTCCTCCACGAGTTGATAACAATGGGGTATTTTTTGCCCCATTTCTCTTCAAGCCGATCCAATTCCGTTTCGGCAGCCTCTTTGGATATTGCCTGATACACTTTTTTAAGGTCTTTCATGAACTCTTTGGAGTCTTTAGAAGCTACATATTTAAGGGAATTTCTTATTGTCCTCGGCTTCGCCTGCGGGGTTGTCGCTTCGCTCGGACGATGAATAATGCAAAGTTGCACTTCGGTCTTAGGAAATATTGCATTGATAGCCTCTGAAAACCCTTTGAGTCCATCCACTGATAATAAGTATATCTTCGACTCCTCTATTGTTTAAATCTGTTAAAATAGATAGCCAGAAATTGGCACCTTCAGACTCTGATAGATAAAGTCCCAATATCTCTTTTTTGCCTTCCAAATTTACTCCAAGGATAGTATAAACAGCTTTATTAACATATTTACCATTATCTTTGATTTTATAGTGTATTGCATCAAGCCAAATGAAAGGATATACTGCCTCTAATGGTCTTTGCTGCCACTCTTTTAACATTGGAATAATCTTATCTGTAACAGCACTAATAGTGGCTTTGGAAAATTCAATACCATAAAGTTCTTCAATATGCTGGGCTATCTGGCTATAGGAGTTTCCAAGAGCATAGAGTAATAGTATTTTCTGCTCTATTTGATCGCTCATATGAGTTTGATACTTTTTAACGATTTGAGGTTCGAATGTCCCTTTTCTATCTCTTGGAACCACTAGTTCAAACTCGCCAACTGAACTCTTCATTGTTTTTGAAGATTTGCCATTTTTGCGGTTTTTTATCTCTTTAGCTAGATGTGATTCAAGTTCTGCTTCTAAAGCAGCCTCTGTGAGTTGTTTAATAAGTGGTGCAAGTACTCCATCTTTGCCATCTATTTTTGCTCCAGCCTTGATAGCCTCAAGAGCTTCATTCAAATCGAAGTTTTCCATATTGTGTCTCTCCTTTAGATTATTTTATTCTATCGGATTGACACAAAATTTCTAACGCTCCCCCCGGAAACGTAACATGGAGTATAACTTTTATAATAATAGGTCTTTCAATAGGTCTATATACTGTATGGAGATTCTATTTTTATAAAAAATGATCTATTTGTTACTTTTTATCTACGGAATTTTAATATCTTTTATATACTTTTTTCATTTAAAAAAAGAGATAGAGTCTGTATCTTTAAAAAAAAGAAAAATTATTTACACACTTTTTTTCAGACTAGCGATTTTAGCCATCCTTTTTGGAATACTATTTGTTATATACAAAGATAAAGCTATTATCTCATTGATAAGTTTTTTAATCTCAAGATGGCTATATCTAAAATATAAACTATCAAAACAACCAAAACAGCTATCTTAATTTTTTTACTCTATTTTTACCTAGCTTTATCAACTTTGAAGGTTTTCCTTCAAAAAACTCTCTATTATCTTCTACGATAACTTCAGCGTTTTTGTATGCAAATAGATAATCAAATCTTTTCCCCGACTCATTTGCGCTAGTAGAAAACATCCAGCCAAATTTTTTTAAAAATCTAAGATGATTTTCATCTTTTATAACTCTGAGGGCTTTTCTATTTGGATAGACAAAAGTGGTCTTTTGGGCTCTTCTAACCATCTTTTTATACTTTTTTGGAACTCTTGCAAAACGTTTTAACGTTTTAAAACTATCAACTGAAATTAAAAAAGGTTTGTTTGGATCTCTTTTTTTAACTTTTGCCAACTTTTTAGCGTTTTGAGACAAAAAACCTACGGTAGTTTCAGTTTGAACAAGATATATTTTGTCAGGTTGAAGGTTGAAGGTTGAAGGTTGAAGGACTCTTTTTTCTCTCTTCTTATTTCTTACTTCTTCATTCCTACTTCTCCCTTCTCCCTTCAACCTCTACTCCTTAAGATAATCCTGAAGTGCCTTTGGCTCTAACTTTGCCTCTTTAAGCTTTTTGATAGCATCTGCAGCCACTCTCGCTGCTGCAAGAGTCGTAAAGTAAGGTATATCAAACCTCAAAACCGCTTCTCTAATCTTTTTTGCATCATCTTTGCTTGACTTGTTGTCACTTGTATTTATAGCCATCGCTATCTCGCCGTTTTTTATCATATCTTCGATATTTGGGCGACCTTCACTGATTTTTAAAACTCTCTGAGACTCAACTCCGGCCTCTTTTAAAACTTTGTGGGTTCCGCTTGTAGCTACTATTTTAAAACCTAAATCTTGATAGAGTCTAGCAATTTCCGCTGCATACGGTTTATCATAATCTGTCAAAGACAAAAAGAGATTACCTTCTAGCGTAAGTCTATTGCCGGCGGCTATTTGAGATTTTGCGAAACTTATACCAAAACTATCGCTTATACCCATAACTTCACCGGTAGACTTCATCTCAGGACCTAGTATAAGATCAGCACCTATAAGTTTATTGAAAGGAAAAACGGCCTCTTTTACGGATATATGAGATTTTAGTCTAGGTTTTAATATACCATCTTCTTCGTAAACTATGCCGTATTTGTCGTAATAACTTAAAGCCTCTTTAAGATCTCCTTTAAGCATAACTCTTGTCGCCACTTTTGCCAACGGCAATCCGGTAGCTTTAGAAACAAAAGGAACTGTTCTGGAAGCTCTAGGATTGACTTCTATCAGATAGACTCTATCTTTGTAGATTGCATACTGGATATTTAAAAGCCCTTTTACCCCTAGTCCCAATGCTATAGTTTTAGTCTGCTCTTGAATCGTTTTTAAAATCTCCTCTTTTATGGATACGGCCGGTAAAGAACAGGCACTATCTCCCGAGTGAATCCCGGCTTCTTCTATATGCTGCATTATACCGCCTATATATACATCTTTTCCGTCACTTATAGCGTCTACATCAACTTCTACGGCATGATCTAAAAATTTATCTATAAGAACCGGAGACTCGTGACTTACGCTCACAGCCTCATCCATATACTCTTTTAGTTCCTTTTCGTTATAGACTATCCTCATGGCTCTACCGCCAAGAACGTAGCTAGGTCGAACTAAAACGGGATAACCAATGTTTTCCGCTATCTTTAAAGCTTCCTCTTTTGTGGTAGCAGTACCGTTTTGGGGTTGCAAAAGTCCGTTTTTGGAAACAAATTCACTAAACTTTTCCCTATCTTCGGCTAGATCGATAACTTTCGCGCTAGTTCCTATTATTTTCGCCCCTATAGTAGTTAACGGTTTTGCTAGTTTAAGAGGTGTTTGTCCTCCAAAATGAACGATTACGCCGTCTGGTTTTTCTACCTCTATAACGTTTCTTACTCTTTCAAAATCTATCGGCTCAAAATAGAGTATATCACTGGTATCATAATCTGTAGAAACAGTTTCTGGGTTGCAGTTATACATTATCGTTTCACAACCCATGTCTTCTAAAGCAAAAGCTGCGTGGACACAACAGTAATCAAACTCTATCCCTTGCCCTATTCTATTTGGACCGCCGCCTATTATCAAAACTTTTTGTTTACCACTTCTTTTTTCTTGAGCCTCAATTTTTGGAAGTTTTGTTATATTTGTAGTTGAGTAAAGATAAGGCGTCAAAGCTCTAAATTCTGCAGCACAAGTATCTACCTCGTTATACTCTAACTCTATTTGAAGATTTTTCCTTGCATTGTAGATATCATTTTCACTAAATTCGGTATTTTCTTTCTCGTTTATTATCTTGGCTATCATTTTATCGCTAAAGCCGATAGTTTTAGCTTCTCTTAAAAGCTCTTCGTTTTGTAAAATATCAAGGTCTATCTTCTCCTCAAACTTCACAATTTCCTCTATTTGATACAAAAACCATCTATCTATCTTACACAACTCGTAAATATCTTCAACGCTTAGCCCTTCTCTAAAGCCTTGGGCTATATACAAAAGTCTTTTTTCATTCGGTCTTCTAATCTCTCTTTTTATAGTTTCGATATCCGCATCTATCTTATCAAAACCGCTAAGACCAGTTTCGAGTGAGCAAAGCCCTTTTTGAACCGACTCTTTGAAAGTTCTGCCTATCGCCATAACTTCACCCACACTCTTCATAGATGTTGTCAGTGTGGAGTCTGCATGAGGAAACTTTTCGAAAGTAAATCTCGGTATTTTTGTAACAATATAGTCTATTACAGGCTCAAAACTTGCGGGAGTCCCGGTTATATCGTTTTTAATCTCATCAAGTGTATATCCTACGGCTAAAAGAGTGGCGACTTTGGCTATAGGGTAACCGGTAGCTTTACTAGCAAGAGCGGAGCTTCTACTAACTCTTGGATTCATCTCTATAACTGTCATTCTACCGGTCTGGGGATGTACAGCAAACTGAACGTTACTGCCACCGGTATCAACACCAATCTCTCTTAAAATC
This Nitrosophilus labii DNA region includes the following protein-coding sequences:
- the relB gene encoding type II toxin-antitoxin system RelB family antitoxin codes for the protein MISVRLDKELEKELEEIAKLTKRPKSFFIKEALKEYLQDIKDVLEAKKRVNEPQRELITLDELKREFNTIQKKFSL
- a CDS encoding Sua5/YciO/YrdC/YwlC family protein, whose amino-acid sequence is MKGEGRSRNEEVRNKKREKRVLQPSTFNLQPDKIYLVQTETTVGFLSQNAKKLAKVKKRDPNKPFLISVDSFKTLKRFARVPKKYKKMVRRAQKTTFVYPNRKALRVIKDENHLRFLKKFGWMFSTSANESGKRFDYLFAYKNAEVIVEDNREFFEGKPSKLIKLGKNRVKKLR
- the metH gene encoding methionine synthase produces the protein MKKSYIKKLIKEKILVIDGAMGTQLQAKSKEIPPSAWEGKEGCNELLNKTAPDVIRSIHKAYLKADADIIKTNTFGAMPWVLDEYGIGNMAYELSYLGCKIVKEACEEFSTPEKPRFCAASIGPGTKLPSLNHIDYDEMYNGYVETLKGAKDGGADIFLLETCQDPLQIKAAIHACEDVASEIPIMVSATIELNGTMLIGTDAETLAVILEPFDILSLGFNCGTGPDEVEKHLKILSEVWDKPISVHANAGLPQNRGGYTYYPMGPKEFTELEARFTKYPGVTFLGGCCGTTPQHIKALADAVKGKRPIPPSGQIERSLSSLFERRALKQNPPPFLIGERSNATGSKAFRELLLNSDYEGTLSVAQQQVRSGAHGLDVSVGFAGRDETKDMKEVIKLYNEKIPLPLMPDSTQVPALEAALKHIGGRPIINSANLEDGIEKFDAICKLAKRYGAALVLLAIDEEGMAKTKEKKVEVAERMYDRAVNLHGLNPEDLVFDLLTFTVGSGDEEYHTAAIETIEAIKELKRRHPEVGAVLGVSNISFGLDKHAREYLNSVFLHHCVEAGLTMAIVNVKNLIPYHKISKEDRKVCEDLLFNRREKGDPLFKFIEHFSKAEKKEQQSDDELSKLPLEEQIKRLLIDGDKERMMPLLERAKDKIDPEKIINEILIEAMKEVGELFGSGKMQLPFVLQSAEVMKAAVDYLNQFLPKKEKSSQTTLILGTVKGDVHDVGKNLVDILLTNNGFNVVNIGIKVELEDFIKAYEEHNANAIGMSGLLVKSTQVMLENLKEMKKRKINVPVLLGGAALTKKFVDEFCRPAYDGAIFYCRDAFDGIVAMSRIEEGNLDTRLGSDGDDEVIVEVKEKVEIKIDPKDVVLPALALVPIPPFWGRKTLEIEPELAYEWINKRLLFKQRWGYKSKGLTKEEYEKQLNEKVIPAFERLKSELKDIFKPTILYGYWPVRREDNKLFVFPECFGWIDENNINKEPLENIIGDAIEVFTFPRQRKKPHRSLADYFHSERMDVCAFTCVSAGSSFSEYESELFKAGKYHEYHLVHGLSVELAEALAEIVHKQIRIELGILRVEKPDLRDVKMVGYQGARYSPGYPACPDLELNRHIFNLLKPEEFGITLSETFQIYPEQSTCAIVVHHPEAKYFNV
- the carB gene encoding carbamoyl-phosphate synthase large subunit, giving the protein MPKREDIKTILLIGSGPIVIGQACEFDYSGTQATKTLKELGYRVVLINSNPATIMTDPEFADRTYIEPITEDIVAQIIEKEKVDAILPTMGGQTALNVAMSMYEKGMLEGVKFLGANPGAIKKGEDRQAFKEAMLKIGMDLPKSRYAYSLDEAVDAAKEIGFPLIIRASYTLAGGGSGVAYNIDEFKTLAAKGLEASPINEILIEESLLGWKEYEMEVIRDKEDNCIIVCSIENLDPMGVHTGDSITVAPALTLTDKEYQRMRDASFAILREIGVDTGGSNVQFAVHPQTGRMTVIEMNPRVSRSSALASKATGYPIAKVATLLAVGYTLDEIKNDITGTPASFEPVIDYIVTKIPRFTFEKFPHADSTLTTSMKSVGEVMAIGRTFKESVQKGLCSLETGLSGFDKIDADIETIKREIRRPNEKRLLYIAQGFREGLSVEDIYELCKIDRWFLYQIEEIVKFEEKIDLDILQNEELLREAKTIGFSDKMIAKIINEKENTEFSENDIYNARKNLQIELEYNEVDTCAAEFRALTPYLYSTTNITKLPKIEAQEKRSGKQKVLIIGGGPNRIGQGIEFDYCCVHAAFALEDMGCETIMYNCNPETVSTDYDTSDILYFEPIDFERVRNVIEVEKPDGVIVHFGGQTPLKLAKPLTTIGAKIIGTSAKVIDLAEDREKFSEFVSKNGLLQPQNGTATTKEEALKIAENIGYPVLVRPSYVLGGRAMRIVYNEKELKEYMDEAVSVSHESPVLIDKFLDHAVEVDVDAISDGKDVYIGGIMQHIEEAGIHSGDSACSLPAVSIKEEILKTIQEQTKTIALGLGVKGLLNIQYAIYKDRVYLIEVNPRASRTVPFVSKATGLPLAKVATRVMLKGDLKEALSYYDKYGIVYEEDGILKPRLKSHISVKEAVFPFNKLIGADLILGPEMKSTGEVMGISDSFGISFAKSQIAAGNRLTLEGNLFLSLTDYDKPYAAEIARLYQDLGFKIVATSGTHKVLKEAGVESQRVLKISEGRPNIEDMIKNGEIAMAINTSDNKSSKDDAKKIREAVLRFDIPYFTTLAAARVAADAIKKLKEAKLEPKALQDYLKE
- a CDS encoding PAS domain-containing protein, translated to MGYKKKIKNLLTGQIIEKPEPVDEEVLFDGGVMITETDTAGIITYANRKFREMTGYTKEELIGSPHNINRHPDMPSAAFETMWETIKSGEYWEGYVKNMRKDGRYYWVIVWIKPKFDDKGNIVGYIAGRKVPDRNMIKRVEEKYKKMKEQES